A genomic stretch from Pomacea canaliculata isolate SZHN2017 linkage group LG2, ASM307304v1, whole genome shotgun sequence includes:
- the LOC112556579 gene encoding atrial natriuretic peptide receptor 2-like isoform X4, producing the protein MFICFLIQEYPKQETSVNVFRWMVELTHEDSVIAATEKYTKQSFVFVWLMFPEEVIRFHELLYKAGFVKKGYAFFTFDFANYGMVMNVSTSQLFNMTGLLDITIDSLQDRNKYQQFVSQISSSSDVFPLPCKNRAIGIALNEFADAILLMGHCINLTQERNSSKKCDLINLHNQTFQGVVGDVRIDEDGSRMERLVLNNMVSGCYYQVGWFEFGHGEAVTFNLNNSIIWPGNTNVRPSVKPKCGWKNDECYSEMTNVTAIVVSVVLALIGIGICVFIISRIKARRDLGERDWIISANKLYSAPIVEGKAGAITGSTKQWLRKETKGFRGRLWSLVSQDSFKGFGGNAFTKVAVINGQLVAVKPVMKENLVVTSDITKEINKVRRLKHSNVNHLVGACVETGQVCLVWGYCHKGSLENVLQHTGIKLDVIFNVSFISDIVRGMTYLHDSPVGRHGRLKSSNVLVDSNWSCRITDIAMPFFREGEVRIQDEHQIPCFELLWTAPELLYDVALQRRGTKKGDVYAFAIIMQEIILRSRPFSIGPDDNAREIVQRVRKRESPPFRPVVPRSAADENLQDIMYLCWDDVEQFRPSFPIVSEMIKNVRGGLGPATTLVDQMLHMLSKYADNLEELVEERTTQLEMEQKKTEELLCRMLPKSVAMNLKLGNEVVPESFNAVTIYFSDIVGFTSLAAISTPMQLTS; encoded by the exons ATGTTTATATGCTTTCTTATACAAGAATATCCTAAACAAGAAACCAGCGTTAATGTCTTTCGCTGGATGGTAGAACTGACACATGAAGACAGTGTCATTGCCGCTACAGAAAAATATACCAAGCAGTCTTTTG TGTTTGTCTGGCTGATGTTTCCGGAAGAAGTAATCCGATTCCACGAACTCTTGTACAAAGCTGGCTTCGTCAAAAAAGGATACGCCTTCTTTACCTTTGACTTCGCCAACTACGGAATGGTCATGAATGTTTCCACCTCCCAGTTATTCAACATGACGG GACTGCTTGACATAACCATCGACAGCCTGCAAGACAGGAACAAATATCAACAGTTTGTATCCCAAATCAGCTCCAGCTCAGATGTCTTCCCGCTACCATGCAAGAACCGAGCG ATCGGGATAGCACTTAACGAATTTGCAGACGCAATTCTGTTAATGGGTCACTGCATAAACCTTACTCAGGAAAGAAACTCAAGCAAAAAGTGCGATTTGATCAACCTTCACAACCAGACTTTTCAAG GTGTTGTGGGGGACGTGCGAATAGACGAGGACGGCTCTCGGATGGAGAGGTTGGTGCTCAATAATATGGTCAGCGGCTGCTACTATCAGGTTGGCTGGTTCGAGTTCGGACACGG CGAGGCAGTGACCTTTAACCTGAACAACTCTATCATCTGGCCAGGCAACACCAACGTGCGTCCTAGTGTCAAACCCAAATGTGGCTGGAAAAATGATGAGTGTTATTCGGAAATGA CCAATGTCACAGCCATCGTGGTGTCTGTGGTCCTAGCCCTCATTGGAATTGGTATTTGTGTGTTCATCATCAGCCG GATAAAGGCTAGACGGGATCTGGGTGAGAGAGACTGGATCATCAGCGCCAACAAGCTCTACTCGGCTCCAATCGTTGAAGGAAAAGCAGGGGCGATCACCGGCTCGACG AAACAGTGGTTAAGAAAAGAAACGAAGGGCTTTCGTGGGAGGCTGTGGTCCTTGGTCAGCCAGGACTCGTTCAAGGGCTTCGGCGGCAACGCCTTCACAAAG GTGGCGGTGATCAACGGTCAACTAGTGGCTGTCAAACCAGTCATGAAGGAGAACCTCGTGGTCACCAGTGACATCACCAAAGAGATCAACAAG GTCCGGCGTCTGAAGCATTCTAATGTGAATCATCTCGTTGGCGCATGCGTGGAGACGGGGCAGGTGTGTCTGGTGTGGGGGTACTGCCACAAAGGTTCACTTGAAAACGTGCTGCAGCATACGGGTATAAAGCTGGACGTCATCTTTAATGTCTCCTTCATCAGCGACATTGTGCGG GGTATGACGTACCTACATGACAGTCCAGTTGGTCGCCATGGCCGCCTGAAGTCCAGCAATGTACTGGTGGACAGCAACTGGTCATGCCGCATCACCGACATCGCCATGCCCTTCTTTCGAGAAGGTGAGGTCCGCATTCAAGATGAACATCAGATTCCGTGTTTCG AGTTGCTGTGGACGGCGCCGGAGCTGCTGTATGACGTAGCGCTGCAGCGCCGCGGCACCAAGAAAGGCGACGTCTACGCCTTCGCCATCATCATGCAGGAGATCATCCTCCGCTCGCGGCCCTTCAGCATCGGCCCGGACGACAACGCTCGAG AAATCGTACAGAGAGTGCGAAAAAGGGAGAGTCCTCCGTTCCGGCCTGTGGTGCCGAGGTCAGCTGCGGATGAGAACCTTCAGGACATCATGTACCTGTGCTGGGACGATGTTGAGCAGTTCAGGCCGTCCTTCCCCATCGTATCGGAGATGATCAAGAACGTGAGAGGTGGTCTCGGACC AGCAACCACCCTGGTGGACCAGATGCTGCACATGCTGTCTAAGTACGCCGACAACCTGGAGGAGCTCGTGGAGGAGCGGACCACCCAGCTAGAGATGGAGCAGAAAAAGACAGAGGAGCTGCTGTGTCGCATGCTGCCCAA